A portion of the Candidatus Paceibacterota bacterium genome contains these proteins:
- a CDS encoding FliM/FliN family flagellar motor switch protein — MKTANEPTPPTVEISDDASLRVREAQFRNVSVEVSAWIGKTRLSFGELSALRPGHVIELDQAVGAPIEIVLNREVVLARGEVVEVGDEYGVRITEIVSDKAI; from the coding sequence GTGAAGACTGCGAACGAACCCACACCGCCGACGGTCGAGATTTCTGATGACGCGAGTTTGCGTGTGCGCGAAGCTCAATTTCGCAACGTGTCGGTCGAGGTGTCGGCGTGGATCGGTAAGACCCGGCTCTCTTTTGGCGAGTTGAGCGCGCTACGCCCGGGACATGTCATTGAACTCGACCAGGCGGTCGGTGCGCCGATCGAGATTGTATTGAATCGAGAGGTTGTGCTTGCCCGTGGAGAGGTGGTCGAAGTCGGCGACGAGTACGGCGTACGTATCACCGAGATCGTCTCGGACAAGGCCATCTAG
- a CDS encoding MotA/TolQ/ExbB proton channel family protein gives MTPIGILASLFAIIGSMAMDRGDIGSLFKLSSMIIVVGGSMGAAMAGFGLRQLRPLPKALLIVFKPNKGPKTRETIETLLAMAKEARSNPLILEELQTDDAFMKKGIQLIISTSDSERVRVLLVAEIDGLRDRHRTATKFFSDMAGYSPTFGIIGTVIGLIGVLGQLSEPDKLGSHIATAFTATLWGVLLANSVWLPISNKLHRLTEEEITYREMVVVGLLTMQLNASTRELKDRLEAYLAPSEREEVAPRPAVEDSEAAA, from the coding sequence ATGACCCCGATTGGAATTCTCGCCTCTCTCTTCGCGATTATTGGCTCGATGGCGATGGATCGCGGCGATATTGGATCGCTCTTCAAACTCTCGTCGATGATCATTGTTGTGGGCGGGTCGATGGGTGCCGCGATGGCCGGGTTTGGGTTGCGCCAGTTGCGACCACTTCCCAAGGCATTGCTGATCGTATTCAAGCCCAATAAGGGGCCCAAAACGCGCGAGACGATTGAGACGCTGCTGGCTATGGCGAAGGAAGCTCGCTCGAACCCCCTCATTCTTGAAGAGCTTCAAACTGATGATGCCTTCATGAAAAAGGGGATCCAGCTCATCATCTCGACGTCGGATTCCGAGCGGGTGCGTGTACTACTGGTCGCCGAGATCGACGGGCTCCGTGACCGCCACCGGACGGCGACTAAGTTTTTTTCCGATATGGCCGGATACTCCCCAACTTTTGGCATCATTGGGACGGTCATTGGCTTGATCGGAGTGCTCGGTCAATTGAGTGAGCCGGACAAACTCGGTTCGCACATCGCAACCGCCTTCACCGCCACGCTCTGGGGCGTATTGTTGGCCAACTCTGTATGGCTGCCAATTTCCAACAAACTCCATCGTCTCACCGAAGAGGAGATCACCTATCGAGAGATGGTGGTGGTGGGACTTCTTACCATGCAACTGAACGCCTCGACGCGGGAGTTGAAGGACCGCTTGGAGGCATATTTGGCACCGTCCGAGCGTGAAGAGGTGGCACCTCGGCCTGCGGTAGAAGATTCCGAAGCTGCGGCGTGA
- a CDS encoding flagellar hook-basal body complex protein: MSNRSLGAAASGISTMQTYLDTIANNVANSQTNGYVSQTIQFSDLLTEQLQPAGGAVGNTLASTNPSAIGSGVEVAAIRMNFAPGSVIQTGVPSNVAVEGNGLLTVSQQGQTFYTLNGDLQLDANGHLATNSGGLVMGWTPGQPTSAPLTPVSIQLGSTGPATQTQNVVLTGNLPSNPAGPATITTTIYDSLGSPVPVTLTFTPTVDANGNATSWAMNGTVTGAAANLWAADKILVFSSSGQLSTVNGTAVGTTQTSLAIDNNPSNYTWSGATKPAIDFPPVGSTMAVTQFASSQSLMVTSQDGNAAGTLNSYSIGSNGVITGAYSNGGSKALGTVALARFANIEGLANMGQTYFTSTVASGIAQYGQPGSNGFATLQGGAVIGSNVDLATELTHLIQAQTAYQANTKVIATTDSTLQSLMRMP, translated from the coding sequence ATGTCCAATCGCTCTCTCGGAGCCGCTGCTTCGGGTATCAGCACTATGCAGACCTATCTCGACACGATCGCAAACAACGTCGCAAACTCGCAGACCAATGGATATGTTTCACAGACGATCCAGTTTTCCGACTTGCTGACCGAGCAACTTCAGCCCGCCGGGGGAGCAGTCGGCAATACGCTTGCTAGCACGAATCCGTCGGCGATCGGCTCTGGCGTCGAGGTCGCAGCAATCAGGATGAATTTCGCACCAGGTTCAGTGATTCAAACTGGCGTCCCCAGCAATGTGGCCGTTGAGGGAAATGGCCTACTTACAGTGAGCCAACAAGGTCAGACCTTTTACACCTTGAATGGTGATCTGCAACTCGACGCCAACGGTCACCTGGCAACCAATAGCGGAGGGCTGGTGATGGGATGGACTCCCGGGCAACCGACGTCGGCGCCGCTTACTCCAGTGAGTATCCAACTCGGGTCAACAGGGCCAGCCACGCAGACGCAGAATGTCGTACTCACGGGGAATCTTCCATCGAACCCAGCGGGTCCGGCGACGATCACCACGACAATTTATGACTCACTCGGTTCTCCGGTTCCCGTCACCTTGACGTTCACACCGACCGTCGATGCCAACGGAAATGCAACTAGTTGGGCGATGAATGGAACTGTTACTGGGGCGGCGGCGAATTTATGGGCCGCTGACAAGATACTGGTGTTCTCCAGCAGTGGTCAGCTCTCAACGGTGAATGGAACTGCGGTGGGCACCACCCAGACGAGTTTGGCCATTGACAACAACCCGAGCAACTACACGTGGTCGGGTGCCACCAAGCCCGCCATCGATTTCCCGCCAGTAGGGTCGACGATGGCGGTCACTCAGTTCGCTAGCAGTCAGTCGTTGATGGTGACTTCTCAAGATGGGAATGCAGCCGGAACTCTTAACTCCTACTCCATCGGGTCAAATGGCGTGATCACTGGGGCTTACTCCAATGGAGGAAGCAAAGCTTTGGGGACGGTAGCTCTGGCCCGCTTCGCCAATATTGAAGGTTTGGCTAATATGGGTCAGACGTACTTCACCTCCACGGTCGCCTCGGGCATCGCCCAGTACGGTCAGCCCGGTTCCAACGGTTTTGCCACGCTGCAGGGCGGGGCAGTCATTGGCTCCAACGTCGACCTGGCCACCGAACTCACCCATTTGATCCAGGCGCAGACCGCGTATCAGGCCAATACCAAGGTGATCGCCACTACTGACTCCACGCTGCAATCCCTGATGCGGATGCCGTAG
- a CDS encoding EscU/YscU/HrcU family type III secretion system export apparatus switch protein: MADKSSRTEKGTAKHRKEMREKGSVARSPEIGGWAALLAVVLLLPWMGTLAVNRINGFVQDVVQAMAHPDPARAVAILGQGLLTAAFAALPTLLVGSAVGLALAVAQVGLRITPKALNFQLSRISPKNGLHRLFSSQGFWTLGKTLLKIAVLAVVSYGILNHLVHSVLGGATLPLQTTLLATESTVSRLMRFIGGLSLVIAGADYFFLRRTHNQDLRMTKQEVRNERRESDGNPEVRQTLRNKARQLSRMHMMAAVARADAVVTNPTHFAVAIAYDRQRDRAPRVVAKGADFNAIAIREHARRCGVVLVENPILARALHASCEVDDVVPPGLYTAVAQLLAFVYSLSPTARVYRDVHQMVG; the protein is encoded by the coding sequence ATGGCCGACAAGTCTTCGCGTACAGAGAAGGGCACTGCCAAACACCGAAAGGAGATGCGGGAGAAGGGCAGCGTGGCCCGTTCCCCTGAGATCGGCGGGTGGGCTGCGCTGTTGGCGGTGGTTTTACTGCTGCCTTGGATGGGAACTCTGGCAGTCAATCGCATCAACGGCTTTGTCCAGGATGTGGTCCAGGCGATGGCTCATCCCGATCCTGCCAGAGCGGTCGCAATTCTGGGTCAGGGACTCCTAACCGCTGCGTTTGCGGCACTGCCGACATTGCTAGTCGGTAGTGCGGTCGGTTTAGCCCTCGCCGTCGCCCAGGTGGGTCTGCGCATCACGCCCAAAGCCCTGAACTTCCAACTCTCACGTATCTCCCCGAAGAACGGACTGCACCGCCTTTTCTCGAGCCAAGGGTTCTGGACGCTTGGCAAGACGTTACTGAAGATAGCTGTGCTCGCCGTCGTCTCCTATGGCATCTTGAATCATTTGGTGCACAGCGTGCTTGGTGGTGCGACTCTTCCCTTGCAGACGACCTTGCTCGCAACGGAGTCGACGGTGTCGCGGCTCATGCGTTTTATCGGGGGATTGTCATTGGTGATCGCCGGGGCTGACTACTTCTTCCTGCGGCGCACACATAACCAGGATCTGCGCATGACCAAGCAAGAGGTGAGGAATGAACGCCGCGAGAGCGACGGAAACCCCGAGGTTCGCCAGACTCTTCGCAACAAGGCTCGGCAACTTTCTCGCATGCATATGATGGCCGCAGTAGCTCGCGCTGACGCAGTGGTAACCAATCCCACACACTTCGCGGTGGCAATCGCGTACGATCGCCAGAGGGACCGCGCACCACGGGTGGTGGCTAAGGGTGCTGATTTCAACGCCATCGCGATCCGCGAACACGCGCGTCGGTGCGGGGTGGTTCTTGTAGAGAATCCGATCCTCGCCCGTGCACTGCACGCCTCGTGTGAGGTGGACGATGTCGTTCCGCCTGGGCTTTACACGGCGGTGGCTCAGTTGTTGGCCTTCGTTTATTCACTCTCGCCGACGGCGCGGGTCTATCGCGACGTGCATCAGATGGTTGGTTGA
- a CDS encoding flagellar hook capping FlgD N-terminal domain-containing protein yields MTISASPVNSSTVPIGNTAALSSGSSTGSASLLDPNTFLSLLVAELRYQDPMDPTNSANFMSQLAQLSQVQQLQTMTLSSRIGAAASLIGRPVTGIAANGSMLSGTVTGVTNGSTGPMLNVGGNLMDLSNVTQIGTV; encoded by the coding sequence ATGACCATATCGGCCAGTCCTGTCAATAGTTCCACAGTTCCCATTGGGAATACTGCTGCTTTAAGCAGCGGCAGCTCGACTGGTAGCGCCAGTCTTTTGGACCCCAACACCTTTCTCAGTCTGCTCGTCGCAGAACTGCGGTATCAAGATCCGATGGATCCGACCAACTCGGCAAACTTCATGAGCCAGCTTGCCCAACTCTCGCAGGTGCAGCAACTGCAAACCATGACTCTGTCGTCAAGGATCGGTGCCGCTGCTTCCCTTATCGGCCGGCCAGTAACGGGTATCGCTGCGAACGGGAGCATGCTCAGCGGTACCGTGACGGGCGTCACCAATGGGTCTACCGGTCCCATGTTGAACGTTGGCGGAAATCTCATGGACCTTTCTAATGTCACCCAAATTGGGACCGTCTAG
- a CDS encoding flagellar biosynthetic protein FliR has translation MSFTLSADFIVALVLAFVRSIAWVTICPPFSNSSIPKMVKIGFAGALAFYAAGTLQHDRLPETNAQVLVAIVVQALVGIVLGYVVSLFVTTVVAAGRLIDLFSGINLPPAIDPLSQIQASIFGQFYNLVLTALLFTTGAVHVIVQGFMTSFKAVGTSLPPTTMSSLAQVVTDDVVIFFAAAVEIAAPLIAVLFCTQIVLALLSKAAPQINVFVFGMPLQIVMALIGVSVAIVALPNDIVTLVGRAMSQLVGGR, from the coding sequence ATGAGTTTCACCCTCTCGGCTGATTTCATAGTCGCGCTCGTGTTGGCCTTCGTCCGCTCCATCGCGTGGGTGACGATCTGCCCGCCGTTCTCGAACTCCTCGATTCCAAAGATGGTGAAGATCGGCTTCGCGGGAGCGTTGGCTTTCTATGCTGCGGGGACGTTGCAGCACGATCGACTGCCCGAGACCAACGCCCAGGTTCTCGTGGCGATCGTTGTCCAGGCGTTGGTGGGAATAGTGCTTGGGTACGTGGTCTCACTTTTCGTGACGACGGTGGTTGCCGCCGGAAGATTGATCGACCTATTTTCGGGGATAAATCTTCCCCCGGCCATTGACCCACTCTCGCAGATACAGGCATCGATTTTCGGTCAGTTCTACAATCTGGTGCTCACCGCGCTCCTCTTCACCACCGGAGCCGTCCATGTCATCGTGCAGGGTTTCATGACCTCATTCAAAGCAGTGGGCACGAGCCTTCCGCCGACCACGATGAGTTCACTGGCTCAGGTTGTCACCGACGACGTGGTCATCTTCTTCGCGGCAGCGGTGGAGATCGCGGCACCCCTTATCGCCGTACTCTTTTGTACTCAGATCGTGCTCGCCCTATTGTCCAAAGCCGCCCCCCAGATCAATGTCTTTGTCTTTGGAATGCCACTACAAATCGTCATGGCGCTCATCGGCGTCAGCGTCGCCATTGTGGCTCTTCCCAACGACATTGTGACTCTGGTCGGACGGGCGATGAGCCAACTAGTCGGAGGGCGATAA
- the fliP gene encoding flagellar type III secretion system pore protein FliP (The bacterial flagellar biogenesis protein FliP forms a type III secretion system (T3SS)-type pore required for flagellar assembly.) — MTQGLVAAGSDLNVDISGLSDPSTSVLIIITLTVLSIAPSVLVLMTAFPRVFIVLSLTRNALGTQAVPPNQVLAGLALILTLFIMAPVTAAIDRVAIQPYTHGKISATQAIALGEVPLKEWMLKQTHKKELALFTSYSRENAKDPESLPLTTIIPAFVLSEIQTAFLIGFMIFIPFMVIDLVVSAIMMSMGMYMLPPTLIALPFKILLFVLVNGWSLVVHSLLISFNR; from the coding sequence ATGACGCAGGGGTTGGTGGCTGCGGGCTCGGACCTGAATGTGGACATCAGTGGGTTGAGCGATCCCTCGACCTCGGTGCTCATCATCATCACGCTGACGGTTCTGTCCATAGCGCCGTCAGTGCTGGTGCTGATGACGGCATTTCCCCGTGTGTTCATCGTGCTCTCCCTCACCCGTAACGCGCTGGGAACACAGGCCGTTCCTCCGAACCAGGTACTTGCCGGTCTGGCCTTGATTCTCACGCTCTTCATTATGGCTCCGGTGACAGCGGCAATTGATCGTGTGGCCATTCAGCCCTACACGCACGGAAAGATCTCGGCCACCCAGGCGATCGCACTCGGTGAGGTTCCACTTAAAGAGTGGATGCTCAAGCAGACCCATAAGAAGGAACTTGCTCTCTTCACGTCCTACAGTCGCGAGAACGCCAAGGATCCCGAGTCGTTGCCTCTGACCACCATTATCCCAGCATTCGTGCTCTCGGAGATTCAGACGGCTTTTCTAATCGGATTTATGATCTTCATTCCCTTCATGGTCATCGATCTGGTGGTGTCGGCGATCATGATGTCGATGGGTATGTATATGTTGCCGCCAACTCTGATTGCCCTTCCGTTCAAGATTCTCCTTTTCGTACTGGTCAACGGGTGGTCGCTGGTGGTTCATTCCCTCTTAATCTCGTTCAACCGTTGA
- a CDS encoding NlpC/P60 family protein codes for MTSGSVELAAIQQILSQMQIAAALPAARPSSGLQADSFATTLTRARNDLSTAGGGLFIGYLGSGTPTVNGALLPTDGSAAEISQIALLLSTHQSAGLPSTLTSIPTPNTMGSIADGTTGADVVNTALRFEGTPYVWGGSTPRGFDCSGFVQYVYAQLGITVPRTSQVQAVGGTPVASLSNARSGDLIFFAGSDGTAGAPGHVGIYVGNGEMIDAPYTGTSVQVHSVSSAGTIVAIRRVLAGL; via the coding sequence ATGACAAGCGGTTCGGTGGAGTTGGCCGCGATCCAGCAGATCCTGAGCCAGATGCAGATCGCCGCTGCGTTGCCAGCCGCTCGCCCTTCATCAGGTCTTCAGGCAGATTCGTTCGCCACAACTTTGACTCGGGCGAGGAACGATCTCTCGACGGCCGGCGGTGGTCTTTTCATCGGCTATCTCGGCAGTGGGACTCCCACTGTGAACGGCGCGCTCTTGCCGACTGATGGTTCGGCGGCAGAGATTAGCCAGATCGCTCTTCTCCTCTCCACCCATCAGAGTGCTGGTTTACCTAGCACCTTGACCAGTATTCCCACCCCGAACACGATGGGATCTATAGCCGATGGAACCACCGGGGCAGATGTGGTGAACACGGCACTTCGCTTTGAAGGAACTCCTTACGTTTGGGGTGGCAGCACGCCGAGGGGTTTCGACTGTTCGGGCTTTGTCCAATACGTCTACGCCCAGTTGGGAATCACCGTGCCTCGTACGAGCCAAGTGCAGGCGGTGGGCGGTACCCCCGTGGCATCATTGAGTAACGCCCGATCGGGCGACTTAATCTTTTTTGCCGGCTCCGACGGCACGGCCGGCGCTCCAGGTCATGTGGGTATCTATGTCGGCAATGGAGAAATGATTGACGCCCCGTATACGGGAACCTCCGTCCAAGTGCATTCGGTCTCGAGTGCCGGAACGATCGTGGCTATTCGTCGTGTGCTGGCGGGGCTGTAA
- a CDS encoding flagellar FlbD family protein — protein sequence MIEVKRLDGSMMHLNEDLLARVEHAAGEQSAIYMLDGGHIVVANDPLSVVEMIRAEKVELFRRVFQGPSATPRPDGSSPGVTRLTQVREQ from the coding sequence GTGATCGAAGTCAAGCGACTTGATGGGTCGATGATGCACCTCAACGAGGACTTGCTTGCTCGGGTGGAACATGCCGCAGGGGAGCAGTCCGCGATCTACATGCTGGATGGCGGTCATATTGTCGTAGCTAACGACCCGCTCAGTGTTGTTGAAATGATTCGTGCCGAGAAGGTGGAGTTGTTCCGTCGCGTCTTTCAGGGTCCGAGCGCGACACCGCGTCCGGATGGGTCGTCACCAGGCGTGACGAGATTGACTCAGGTGAGAGAACAATGA
- a CDS encoding flagellar hook-length control protein FliK: MNAVTNMVLAASSNATPTRQAVPGQTSAVTDQSSPAQPFTDVLSEQTSTSPDTSDKGKSTNDLTPSSQGRPASSSKKIVLADALAVVPLVVPVVVPVVVPVVMTNAAPVAPVMTVHSVIEVPSGATQTMVAVAIDVGKEDVKLSVSPLGVDTSRLPDVGHSGLVQTMALSPVASTQGVALGTPEAKMVAVGETAGHVGAQDRPAPLNSTTRLMNSTRDQGVTHVRSGLSENDDVAKVVSEVHASQSMLTGLDVDAMHHLRDGSVRVTSRLAEPVSEPASSPLAHSQLLDTPVLPASPTSALVSSAGVLGASPRLAQSTPHSLDVSELAGAISRPLSEGTGGYTVLIAMRPAELGQLQAVVTVHGNDLQVSITPQTHVGHEALANAVDTLKEKLSHGGVNVNVTLHDPGSQPGGDGRPATTAVRGEAFLSDEPATMPPPSPVLTASQIHLVL; this comes from the coding sequence ATGAATGCAGTAACTAACATGGTCCTGGCGGCATCCTCGAATGCGACACCGACTCGGCAGGCTGTGCCCGGGCAGACATCCGCTGTCACCGATCAGAGTTCTCCGGCTCAACCCTTCACCGACGTTCTCTCCGAGCAGACGTCGACATCGCCAGACACCTCCGACAAAGGGAAGTCGACGAATGACCTCACGCCATCTTCTCAGGGGCGCCCTGCGTCAAGCTCAAAAAAGATTGTTCTCGCCGATGCATTGGCGGTGGTGCCGCTGGTAGTCCCGGTGGTAGTCCCGGTGGTAGTCCCGGTGGTTATGACCAACGCCGCGCCAGTTGCTCCTGTTATGACGGTTCACTCAGTGATTGAGGTGCCATCTGGCGCGACTCAGACCATGGTTGCCGTGGCCATTGATGTCGGGAAGGAAGATGTGAAGTTATCGGTCTCGCCCCTTGGGGTGGACACCTCCAGACTTCCTGATGTGGGGCACTCTGGCTTGGTCCAGACGATGGCCCTTTCCCCTGTGGCGTCAACACAAGGGGTTGCATTGGGGACTCCTGAGGCGAAAATGGTGGCGGTCGGTGAAACGGCGGGGCATGTCGGCGCGCAGGATCGACCTGCGCCATTGAACTCGACCACGAGGTTAATGAATTCCACCAGAGACCAGGGGGTGACCCATGTACGTTCTGGACTATCAGAGAACGACGACGTTGCTAAAGTGGTGTCAGAGGTTCACGCATCCCAATCGATGCTCACGGGGCTCGATGTTGACGCGATGCACCATCTTCGTGACGGATCTGTCCGCGTCACATCCCGATTGGCCGAGCCGGTGAGCGAGCCGGCCTCCTCGCCCCTGGCACACTCTCAACTCTTAGACACTCCGGTATTGCCAGCTTCGCCTACCTCCGCGTTGGTCTCGAGTGCTGGCGTGCTCGGTGCCTCCCCTCGCCTGGCTCAATCGACACCTCATTCCCTGGATGTGAGTGAGTTGGCTGGGGCCATTTCGCGACCGTTATCAGAGGGGACTGGAGGTTACACGGTACTGATCGCCATGCGACCGGCCGAACTGGGTCAACTTCAAGCGGTGGTCACGGTGCATGGCAACGATCTTCAGGTTTCGATCACGCCCCAGACCCATGTGGGGCATGAGGCACTCGCCAACGCGGTTGACACACTCAAGGAGAAGCTATCCCACGGTGGTGTGAACGTGAACGTCACGCTCCATGATCCCGGTTCTCAACCTGGGGGAGATGGTCGGCCTGCGACCACCGCAGTGCGTGGTGAAGCATTCTTGTCGGACGAACCGGCCACGATGCCGCCTCCTTCACCTGTTCTCACCGCAAGTCAGATCCACCTCGTCCTATGA
- a CDS encoding OmpA family protein yields the protein MEKLNIAEPNDGQRIREGVHQLDNSERWLLTYADMITLLLVLFIVLFALSKVNEAKYEEFKQSVTRAVRSDVPHGTTKVHDKPAPGVMSTSGFQQLERELSSALDAQGLLGNVTFAINSSGLVEGLVSDSTFFETASADLSPVGAQIVDTSAQVLKRFPNAIEVAGYTDNRPISGLYANNWALSAARASTVVVRMTEVDGVDPNRVILVGYGQYHPLVSNATSAGRAQNRRINIVIKPTSKFRQ from the coding sequence ATGGAAAAACTGAATATTGCCGAGCCAAACGACGGTCAGAGGATTCGCGAGGGAGTGCACCAATTGGATAATTCGGAGAGATGGCTTCTCACCTATGCGGACATGATCACCCTGCTGCTTGTTCTCTTCATTGTGCTCTTCGCCCTGTCAAAGGTTAACGAGGCCAAATATGAGGAATTTAAGCAGTCCGTGACACGTGCTGTTCGCTCGGACGTGCCGCACGGAACTACCAAGGTCCACGACAAGCCGGCTCCGGGCGTGATGTCCACCAGTGGATTCCAACAGCTAGAGCGCGAATTGAGTTCCGCGCTCGATGCTCAGGGGCTACTCGGCAACGTCACTTTCGCCATCAATTCATCAGGATTGGTGGAGGGTCTAGTCTCTGACTCCACCTTCTTTGAGACGGCTTCGGCGGATCTATCACCGGTCGGCGCTCAGATCGTCGATACTTCGGCGCAGGTGCTCAAAAGATTTCCCAATGCGATCGAGGTCGCCGGCTACACGGATAACCGGCCCATCTCGGGACTCTACGCGAACAATTGGGCCCTGTCGGCTGCTCGGGCCAGTACGGTCGTGGTGCGCATGACCGAGGTCGATGGCGTGGACCCGAATAGGGTCATTCTCGTGGGCTATGGCCAGTATCATCCGCTGGTCTCCAACGCCACGTCTGCAGGACGGGCTCAGAATCGACGCATCAACATCGTTATTAAACCCACCAGCAAGTTTAGGCAGTGA
- a CDS encoding flagellar motor switch protein FliM, with protein sequence MASIIRWSPTPRLQDGLRIDASTSLLNPPASLGSEPCAAAGEDVMPESAKVVRSHDFRRTDLLERVDLQAIEGLLEAFTRSATQKLTSTLRQPCTFELVKLDQVTWRDLVTELEHDMYFFTFSLPPLVGRALVTIPTEEALALVDLRLAGSGEDDFSGRIPTEIDKAFFASIIEDLIGELSRALARIHTTYPLLEAQEGNIQFVSVASPSEMCMAVRMSLAVATRPIREALICLPFPMVRMLIDGLQARGMPGDDGQESILASATRRRLLEVPLDVVFQFPSFVTTPAELLTLRVGDSLGLGHPKGRPLEVRAEGLLVALADMCSSGVHKACQIKEEVTK encoded by the coding sequence ATGGCCAGTATCATCCGCTGGTCTCCAACGCCACGTCTGCAGGACGGGCTCAGAATCGACGCATCAACATCGTTATTAAACCCACCAGCAAGTTTAGGCAGTGAACCCTGTGCTGCCGCAGGAGAGGATGTAATGCCCGAGTCTGCCAAAGTCGTACGAAGCCATGACTTTCGACGCACCGACCTGCTCGAGCGCGTCGATCTTCAGGCTATAGAAGGGTTGCTGGAGGCGTTCACCCGCTCGGCGACCCAGAAACTCACCTCGACACTACGCCAGCCTTGTACCTTCGAGTTGGTGAAGTTGGACCAGGTGACCTGGCGGGATCTGGTCACAGAGCTTGAACACGACATGTATTTTTTCACGTTCTCCTTGCCTCCTCTCGTCGGTCGAGCCCTTGTGACGATTCCAACTGAGGAAGCCCTAGCCTTGGTTGATCTGCGCCTAGCCGGCTCGGGTGAAGATGATTTCTCCGGTCGCATTCCCACCGAGATCGATAAGGCCTTCTTTGCCTCCATCATCGAGGATCTCATCGGTGAATTGAGTCGGGCGTTGGCGCGAATCCACACCACCTATCCGTTACTTGAGGCACAAGAGGGCAACATCCAGTTTGTCTCGGTGGCATCGCCGTCGGAGATGTGCATGGCGGTACGCATGTCCCTCGCAGTGGCGACCCGACCCATTCGTGAAGCGTTGATCTGCCTGCCGTTTCCCATGGTGCGGATGCTCATCGACGGTCTGCAGGCTAGGGGCATGCCTGGTGACGATGGCCAGGAGAGTATCCTCGCAAGCGCCACCCGTCGCCGTCTGTTGGAAGTTCCCCTGGATGTCGTGTTTCAGTTTCCGAGTTTCGTGACTACTCCTGCGGAGTTGCTTACCCTTCGAGTGGGTGACAGCCTGGGCCTTGGTCATCCCAAGGGTCGACCGCTGGAGGTTCGTGCGGAGGGACTTCTTGTCGCTCTGGCGGACATGTGTAGTTCAGGAGTGCACAAGGCGTGCCAAATTAAAGAAGAGGTCACCAAGTGA
- the fliQ gene encoding flagellar biosynthesis protein FliQ: protein MTDTTVLNLASQALVLITKLAGPVLVVSLLVGLAISLFQVVTSIQESTLTFLPKLVAIGLVLLLLGHWMLGLMVGYTENLYNSIPQILSGQG from the coding sequence ATGACCGACACCACTGTTCTCAACCTTGCCTCCCAGGCGCTGGTCCTGATCACCAAACTAGCGGGCCCGGTGCTGGTGGTGAGTCTGCTCGTGGGGCTGGCCATCTCACTTTTTCAGGTGGTCACCTCTATCCAGGAGTCCACCCTGACGTTCCTGCCCAAACTCGTGGCGATCGGCCTCGTTCTGCTCTTGCTTGGTCATTGGATGTTGGGCCTTATGGTGGGGTACACCGAGAATCTTTACAATTCGATCCCTCAGATCCTTTCGGGGCAGGGATGA
- the fliO gene encoding flagellar biosynthetic protein FliO, whose protein sequence is MLLVLGLIIGLLIVLARFGRKWQGSPQFGSKAGRIDVVSRRSLGKNVSLVVVQVAQRTFLLGQTAAQMTMLAELNEDEWLTGRTEIVGQDKDQLLAPGTVPGIRGDAPRAWDAFIDHLREITVRH, encoded by the coding sequence ATGCTCTTAGTTCTCGGCCTGATCATCGGCCTGCTCATCGTATTGGCTCGATTTGGCCGCAAGTGGCAGGGCAGCCCACAGTTCGGTTCAAAGGCGGGCCGCATTGACGTGGTTTCACGCCGCTCTCTGGGCAAAAACGTCTCGTTGGTCGTTGTTCAGGTGGCGCAACGGACGTTCCTGCTGGGCCAGACTGCTGCGCAGATGACCATGCTGGCCGAACTTAATGAGGATGAGTGGCTAACCGGCAGAACCGAAATTGTGGGTCAGGACAAGGATCAACTCCTCGCACCAGGGACGGTGCCAGGTATTAGGGGAGACGCTCCTAGGGCATGGGATGCCTTCATAGACCATCTACGGGAGATCACTGTCCGACACTAA